In the Pecten maximus chromosome 5, xPecMax1.1, whole genome shotgun sequence genome, CTTCATTAAGATTCGCAAGACATGCGAAATTAACGGATCTAAAGAAATTTCCACCTTGCCATGTAGACTAGAAATATTGCACACAACATGGGTAATGGTTCTTGTATGTGACGAATTCCGTCAATCATGacgattatacatgtattggtttcTGTTTCGGGGGGAAATACAGAGGCGTAAGAGGGTTATTTACAGTGAattagtgattttttttgttatataaataagattACAGAATTGGGTGATGAGTGCGAGGACTTCAAGGGCTGCATATGTGCCTTGAAGTCCTCTAGTGAAGTGCAATGTACTGCTGCTACAGGGAGGAGATTCCACTATGTTATCGTGTGATGGAAGAATGAGTATTTATATGGGTCCAGAAAAaggaaatgatttttttaagtCCAACTTTCATCcagatttatattttgtgtgcCGGCATTTAAATACATTGTTACTTGCATCACAGGTGCCAGACTCATTTCATAaagtaataacatataagagtacatataaatgagaaaagTTCTGAACTCGCTCAGACTtaaaatctgatgtatttatttctatgTACCGTAGCTTTGATTGTATTGAGTGTATTCATGGATTTCATGcattcacaaaaaaaaagaataagaGCCTGCTTTCTTTTGTGAAACATTGACATCTGACCAACCATACTTTGTTTTACAGCAAGATTTCAAGGGACAACCTTTACGAGGCCATCAATGCGGTCCTCACTTCCTCGCAGGATAAGAAGAGGAAGTTCACACAATCTGTTGAGCTTCAGATTGCTTTGAAGAACTATGACCCTCAAAAGGACAAGCGTTTCTCTGGAACCGTCAAGTATGCATCATCCTTTTCGTGACTCAAGTGCAAAGGAAAAATGAACCTGTTAAAAGCCCTGGACCTCCACCCTGGGTCATAAAATAACTGGGAAGGTGTTATCAATATAATGCCGAAAAAATGATGCCCcttaatatgttttaatgacGACCCCCACCCAGGGTCAATAAAGAACTGGGAAGGCTCTTGTTGGTACTGTTTCCACAAGGCCGACTATTGATGTATTCTACCATTAGTATGAGAATTCCGTCTCTGTGACATCTGACACAGGCTGGACAGAACAAGTGTTTCTGCTAGAGTATTTGGTATGTAATCCTGAATTGATGCACTTCCTATTCCAACATGTCTTAAGTTTTGTATATAGGTTTAGAAGGCATTAATCAAATAATTTGTGATGAAAAGTAGGTATGGAAACTGGAGgaaaggattgttatataccatCCTTTTACATTCACATGAGTTTTGTTATGACTTGTTTCctgttgattttgtttgatcCTTTACTAATCATGGACTGGACCGGTCAAACATATTTGATTGCttaatattgatgaaatgttGAATTTTGATTTCCATTATTTGCAAACATCAATTTTCAGACTGAGGCATGTGCCACGTCCCAAGATGAGGGTCTGTGTTCTTGGAGACCAGGTACATTGTGACCAGGCTAATGCCAACAAAATTCCTTGCATGGATTCCGATTCATTAAAGAAACTGAACAAGGACAAGAAGCTAGTAAAGAAGCTGGGTAAGATTAATAATCAAGCATTGAAAACATAAATGTAGGGTTATTAACAAAGAAAAAGAGGGTGAACTTGTACTGATTTCATTTATGTCGATATTGAAAAATTTGAAGTGAGACATTAAAATAATCCAGATCTAAAAACAGACTTGCTTGCACAAGTTCCTTCACTTAGCTTTTCACAACCTTTGAATTGTTTGAAAACAAACTTTAGGTTGCTAAAACTTGAGTAGTTCTTCCTGCCAATGATGATCAAATATTTGCATGTATTGTCTTATTTTATACCATGACGAGAGAAAAAACTGAGGCAGGAACTCCATAATGTTTTTGTGTAATTTGTGAAAAGGCCAATATTTTATGGAAAGATTTGCTTTTCAGCCAAGAGGTATGATGCCTTCCTTGCCTCTGACTCATTGATCAAGACCATCCCTAGGATCCTTGGACCAGGCTTGAACAGGGCAGGGAAGTTCCCCACCCAGGTCACACACAACGAGTCCCTGGTGTCCAAAATTGAAGAAACCAAAGCAACCATCAAATTCCAATTGAAAAAGGTAAggttcattaaaaaaaataacatacacTTATAATGACAAGTAAGCTTCAATTTACCAGTTGTAGACATTGTCTGTTATAAGTCTGGGGGAAAAAAACATGAGAAGTCTTTAATTTTACTGTTTTCTATGAAGAATATGCCTATTAAGTGTTAATAatgttatactgtaaacaatattgaaatacagtacaggtattaaatacaaaatgtatttaaacacTGCCAGGTGAACAAATATTTAAGATGTCTTGACAATTTTGCATTAATTCCACAGGTATTGTGTTTGGCTGTTTGCGTTGGACATGTAGAAATGAGTGCCGACGATCTGTATTCCAACATCACATTGTCCATCAACTTCTTGGTATCTCTGTTAAAGAAGAACTGGCAGAATGTTCGTGCTCTTTACATCAAGGGAACCATGACGCCTGCCCAGAGAATTTACTAAACAGACTGTTGTCCTAATAAAGTAATTACTGTGATGGCAAATTTGTGTTGGAAGATTTTTAGCCTAccgtcatcagatggtgggctattcaaatcaccctgcgtCTGTGGTCCATCGTTCATCCGTCCAtccctccgtaaacaattcttgttatcgctatttctcagaaagtaccgaagggatctttctcagatttcatatgtaggttccccttggtttcTAGTTgtgcacattgcattttgggattgatcagAAAACATGGCTGataggtggccatcttgaaatTTGACtattgaagattgttattgctatttctcaaaaagtacataagggatctttatcaaatttcatatgtaggtttcccttgtctTGTATTATTGCATCTTtgaaccaatctgaaaacaacatggccgacaggttccccttgtttgaaaagtactggaggtaTGTTTCccaatttacacagattagtaagagtAAGGGGGAAATAGAGATGAtaaatctgacatggaaccgataaagatcattcaatgaaggtgccaagatccctcagGGATCTCTTGTATTTAAATGTCTCTGTTCATCGGCAATTGCCTTGTGAATATGACAACTTCAGTAAATGtcaaccaagtttgatgaaacttcGAATGCAGTCAGATCTCGAACGAGTTTGAAAATGGGAATTATTTGACAGTAACACGAGTTATTTTTATTAGAACTTGTAAACACAATACTTTGTATGTTGCCATATATCACAAAGATATTTTGAGGAGTTcgataatatgaaatatttaaaagtaaCTTGAGTTATTGGCCTCCCTATTTTCGACAGTAACtccagagttattgccctttgtaattatattattgGATCTTGGGAACACGACAAAtggagtaaatatcaaccaaggTTGATGACAGTTTGTACTTCGCCATACATCATTCATAAGTACACAAGTTCGTTAATGGAAATTATTTGACAGTACTCTACAGTTAAAAGAATGATGCGACACCCTTAGGGTGGGAGAAGAGGGCTCGATAAGGGAAATATAGcaacaaaaaaataagatacatttcctctttcaagaatgacaggatttagtCTACCTGTAGTTTGAACCTTGGAAAGGCAGTTCAAAAGTAGAAAAATATAATTAGGGTATTACTGAAATATTCAGTTGAGTGATGCTGGGACCTCTTGTTTGAAAAATTCAACATGGCAATTTGGTACTTGGCTCCACCATAATAATTTGCACTCGCGGGAATTTTGCATGAATTTCCACCCACATGGTCCATTAATAGATACGATATATATGGACTGGGTTGGAAATTTGTGTTGAATCCCAGAGTATACTCTTGTCAACCTATATACATGATGAATTTTCATTGGATGCCCTGAAATGCTAGGGcacaataatttgaaatgtagTGAAGATGGTGTACACCATGTGAATACATGTAGTCTACATCATGACTTCAGTGGAGATCAAAACACACTAATAATATTGTGTACCACACCCATGGTCTGGTTTTACATAtgattatagaaaataaatcaaCACTGAACAAAAGTAACATGTCAATTTATTCTATATGAC is a window encoding:
- the LOC117327919 gene encoding 60S ribosomal protein L10a-2-like, which gives rise to MAADNRGNLAVSHIRELKRDLILPFRLVLQTNMSKISRDNLYEAINAVLTSSQDKKRKFTQSVELQIALKNYDPQKDKRFSGTVKLRHVPRPKMRVCVLGDQVHCDQANANKIPCMDSDSLKKLNKDKKLVKKLAKRYDAFLASDSLIKTIPRILGPGLNRAGKFPTQVTHNESLVSKIEETKATIKFQLKKVLCLAVCVGHVEMSADDLYSNITLSINFLVSLLKKNWQNVRALYIKGTMTPAQRIY